A single genomic interval of Electrophorus electricus isolate fEleEle1 chromosome 2, fEleEle1.pri, whole genome shotgun sequence harbors:
- the thg1l gene encoding probable tRNA(His) guanylyltransferase isoform X1, whose amino-acid sequence MTLCSFLDRCVQYFSSFSLVIKSHLSALSYVGNFALLHTGCIMAKSKFEYVRNFESDDTCLRNCYIVVRLDGRNFHKFSEQHNFVKPNDDRALGLMSRSARSVMEDLEDIAVAYGQSDEFSFVFKRSTNWFKRRASKLMTHVASQFSSSYVFYWEEYFGGQPLLYPPGFDGRVVLYPSNRNLRDYLSWRQADCHINNLYNTAFWTLVQKGGLSTNQADKRLNGTLSADKNEILFSEFNINYNDEPALHRKGTTLIWEKVIETSTKKVTVPSEGNKEVTFTRSRRKVTSYNCDIIGDSFWDEHPDILEEDSC is encoded by the exons ATGAcattgtgttcttttcttgACAGATGTGTACAATATTTCTCAAGTTTCAGCCTTGTTATTAAAAGCCATTTGAGTGCATTATCATATGT GGGAAACTTCGCGCTACTTCACACAGGGTGCATCATGGCGAAAAGCAAATTTGAGTATGTGCGCAATTTTGAGAGCGATGATACGTGTTTACGGAATTGCTACATTGTAGTTCGACTTGATGGGCGCAATTTTCACAA GTTTTCTGAGCAGCACAACTTTGTTAAGCCCAACGATGACAGGGCTTTAGGGCTGATGTCCCGCAGTGCCCGGTCAGTTATGGAGGACCTCGAGGACATAGCTGTAGCTTACGGACAGAGCGATGAGTTCAGTTTTGTCTTTAAACGGTCCACCAACTGGTTCAAGCGAAGAGCAAG TAAATTGATGACCCATGTGGCATCCCAGTTCTCCTCCAGTTATGTGTTTTACTGGGAGGAGTATTTTGGAGGGCAGCCACTGCTCTACCCTCCAGGCTTTGACGGTAGGGTTGTCTTGTATCCCAGCAACCGCAATCTTAGAGACTACTTAAGCTGGAGACAAGCTGACT GTCATATTAACAACTTGTATAATACTGCTTTTTGGACACTGGTGCAAAAGGGAGGACTCTCTACAAACCAGGCAGACAAAAGACTAAAT GGAACTCTGTCTGCAGATAAGAATGAGattttgttttcagaatttaATATAAACTACAACGATGAACCAGCACTACACAGAAAAGGCACCACTTTGATCTGGGAGAAG GTCATTGAAACATCAACTAAAAAGGTCACAGTACCCAGTGAGGGCAACAAAGAGGTCACTTTTACACGCAGCAGAAGAAAAGTTACATCTTATAACTGTGACATCATTGGAGATTCATTCTGGGACGAACATCCAGACATCCTAGAAGAGGACAGTTGTTAA
- the thg1l gene encoding probable tRNA(His) guanylyltransferase isoform X3, which yields MAKSKFEYVRNFESDDTCLRNCYIVVRLDGRNFHKFSEQHNFVKPNDDRALGLMSRSARSVMEDLEDIAVAYGQSDEFSFVFKRSTNWFKRRASKLMTHVASQFSSSYVFYWEEYFGGQPLLYPPGFDGRVVLYPSNRNLRDYLSWRQADCHINNLYNTAFWTLVQKGGLSTNQADKRLNGTLSADKNEILFSEFNINYNDEPALHRKGTTLIWEKVIETSTKKVTVPSEGNKEVTFTRSRRKVTSYNCDIIGDSFWDEHPDILEEDSC from the exons ATGGCGAAAAGCAAATTTGAGTATGTGCGCAATTTTGAGAGCGATGATACGTGTTTACGGAATTGCTACATTGTAGTTCGACTTGATGGGCGCAATTTTCACAA GTTTTCTGAGCAGCACAACTTTGTTAAGCCCAACGATGACAGGGCTTTAGGGCTGATGTCCCGCAGTGCCCGGTCAGTTATGGAGGACCTCGAGGACATAGCTGTAGCTTACGGACAGAGCGATGAGTTCAGTTTTGTCTTTAAACGGTCCACCAACTGGTTCAAGCGAAGAGCAAG TAAATTGATGACCCATGTGGCATCCCAGTTCTCCTCCAGTTATGTGTTTTACTGGGAGGAGTATTTTGGAGGGCAGCCACTGCTCTACCCTCCAGGCTTTGACGGTAGGGTTGTCTTGTATCCCAGCAACCGCAATCTTAGAGACTACTTAAGCTGGAGACAAGCTGACT GTCATATTAACAACTTGTATAATACTGCTTTTTGGACACTGGTGCAAAAGGGAGGACTCTCTACAAACCAGGCAGACAAAAGACTAAAT GGAACTCTGTCTGCAGATAAGAATGAGattttgttttcagaatttaATATAAACTACAACGATGAACCAGCACTACACAGAAAAGGCACCACTTTGATCTGGGAGAAG GTCATTGAAACATCAACTAAAAAGGTCACAGTACCCAGTGAGGGCAACAAAGAGGTCACTTTTACACGCAGCAGAAGAAAAGTTACATCTTATAACTGTGACATCATTGGAGATTCATTCTGGGACGAACATCCAGACATCCTAGAAGAGGACAGTTGTTAA
- the thg1l gene encoding probable tRNA(His) guanylyltransferase isoform X4 has translation MSRSARSVMEDLEDIAVAYGQSDEFSFVFKRSTNWFKRRASKLMTHVASQFSSSYVFYWEEYFGGQPLLYPPGFDGRVVLYPSNRNLRDYLSWRQADCHINNLYNTAFWTLVQKGGLSTNQADKRLNGTLSADKNEILFSEFNINYNDEPALHRKGTTLIWEKVIETSTKKVTVPSEGNKEVTFTRSRRKVTSYNCDIIGDSFWDEHPDILEEDSC, from the exons ATGTCCCGCAGTGCCCGGTCAGTTATGGAGGACCTCGAGGACATAGCTGTAGCTTACGGACAGAGCGATGAGTTCAGTTTTGTCTTTAAACGGTCCACCAACTGGTTCAAGCGAAGAGCAAG TAAATTGATGACCCATGTGGCATCCCAGTTCTCCTCCAGTTATGTGTTTTACTGGGAGGAGTATTTTGGAGGGCAGCCACTGCTCTACCCTCCAGGCTTTGACGGTAGGGTTGTCTTGTATCCCAGCAACCGCAATCTTAGAGACTACTTAAGCTGGAGACAAGCTGACT GTCATATTAACAACTTGTATAATACTGCTTTTTGGACACTGGTGCAAAAGGGAGGACTCTCTACAAACCAGGCAGACAAAAGACTAAAT GGAACTCTGTCTGCAGATAAGAATGAGattttgttttcagaatttaATATAAACTACAACGATGAACCAGCACTACACAGAAAAGGCACCACTTTGATCTGGGAGAAG GTCATTGAAACATCAACTAAAAAGGTCACAGTACCCAGTGAGGGCAACAAAGAGGTCACTTTTACACGCAGCAGAAGAAAAGTTACATCTTATAACTGTGACATCATTGGAGATTCATTCTGGGACGAACATCCAGACATCCTAGAAGAGGACAGTTGTTAA
- the thg1l gene encoding probable tRNA(His) guanylyltransferase isoform X2 produces the protein MLRQVSFLFGNLTKNRGNFALLHTGCIMAKSKFEYVRNFESDDTCLRNCYIVVRLDGRNFHKFSEQHNFVKPNDDRALGLMSRSARSVMEDLEDIAVAYGQSDEFSFVFKRSTNWFKRRASKLMTHVASQFSSSYVFYWEEYFGGQPLLYPPGFDGRVVLYPSNRNLRDYLSWRQADCHINNLYNTAFWTLVQKGGLSTNQADKRLNGTLSADKNEILFSEFNINYNDEPALHRKGTTLIWEKVIETSTKKVTVPSEGNKEVTFTRSRRKVTSYNCDIIGDSFWDEHPDILEEDSC, from the exons ATGTTGAGACAAGTGTCATTTCTGTTTGGGAATTTGACTAAGAACAGGGGAAACTTCGCGCTACTTCACACAGGGTGCATCATGGCGAAAAGCAAATTTGAGTATGTGCGCAATTTTGAGAGCGATGATACGTGTTTACGGAATTGCTACATTGTAGTTCGACTTGATGGGCGCAATTTTCACAA GTTTTCTGAGCAGCACAACTTTGTTAAGCCCAACGATGACAGGGCTTTAGGGCTGATGTCCCGCAGTGCCCGGTCAGTTATGGAGGACCTCGAGGACATAGCTGTAGCTTACGGACAGAGCGATGAGTTCAGTTTTGTCTTTAAACGGTCCACCAACTGGTTCAAGCGAAGAGCAAG TAAATTGATGACCCATGTGGCATCCCAGTTCTCCTCCAGTTATGTGTTTTACTGGGAGGAGTATTTTGGAGGGCAGCCACTGCTCTACCCTCCAGGCTTTGACGGTAGGGTTGTCTTGTATCCCAGCAACCGCAATCTTAGAGACTACTTAAGCTGGAGACAAGCTGACT GTCATATTAACAACTTGTATAATACTGCTTTTTGGACACTGGTGCAAAAGGGAGGACTCTCTACAAACCAGGCAGACAAAAGACTAAAT GGAACTCTGTCTGCAGATAAGAATGAGattttgttttcagaatttaATATAAACTACAACGATGAACCAGCACTACACAGAAAAGGCACCACTTTGATCTGGGAGAAG GTCATTGAAACATCAACTAAAAAGGTCACAGTACCCAGTGAGGGCAACAAAGAGGTCACTTTTACACGCAGCAGAAGAAAAGTTACATCTTATAACTGTGACATCATTGGAGATTCATTCTGGGACGAACATCCAGACATCCTAGAAGAGGACAGTTGTTAA
- the nipsnap3a gene encoding protein NipSnap homolog 3A isoform X1 produces MQQIRNVFRKAALRAENTISSVSKTGRKQPGASMSTGPQQREGTFYEFRTYHIHPHQNAAFLRLTSEKIHLRTAQSELLGYWTVEYGGLNQVFHIWKYDSYTQRAAVRAALAQDSSWGEQYISKAMPMLSSQDSEVTYLVPWSKIQKPPKEGGVYELVSFQMKPGGPAVWGEAFQGAVGTHAAPGYAHPVGVFHSEFGWLNRVHVLWWYESADHRAAVRYRSHSDPRVVAAVRQSVGYLESQRNKLMFPCPYSPLK; encoded by the exons ATGCAACAAATAAGGAATGTATTCCGAAAAGCAGCACTTCGAGCggaaaacacaatctcttcaGTCTCTAAAACTGGGCGGAAG CAGCCCGGGGCTTCGATGTCAACTGGACCTCAGCAACGTGAAGGAACATTCTATGAATTCCGTACTTACCACATCCACCCGCATCAGAATGCAGCCTTCCTCAGACTGACCAGTGAGAAGATCCACCTGCGCACAGCACAGTCTGAGCTCCTGGGCTACTGGACCGTAGAGTATGGAGGTCTCAATCAGGTCTTCCACATATGGAAATACG aCAGCTACACTCAGCGGGCAGCTGTGCGGGCAGCCCTGGCTCAGGACTCCAGCTGGGGGGAACAGTACATCTCTAAAGCCATGCCCATGCTGTCCTCCCAGGACAGTGAAGTCACATACCTAGTGCCCTGGAGCAAGATCCAGAAACCACCTAAAGAGGGTG gtGTGTATGAGCTGGTGTCCTTCCAGATGAAGCCGGGTGGTCCAGCTGTGTGGGGCGAGGCTTTTCAAGGCGCAGTTGGCACCCATGCAGCCCCGGGGTATGCCCACCCGGTGGGTGTCTTCCACAGCGAGTTCGGTTGGCTCAACAGAG TACATGTCCTGTGGTGGTATGAGAGTGCAGACCATCGGGCAGCTGTAAGATACAGATCTCACAGTGATCCTAGAGTAGTGGCTGCAG tacGGCAGAGTGTTGGCTACCTTGAATCTCAACGCAACAAGCTCATGTTTCCTTGCCCCTACTCACCGCTTAAATGA
- the nipsnap3a gene encoding protein NipSnap homolog 3A isoform X2 — MQQIRNVFRKAALRAENTISSVSKTGRKPGASMSTGPQQREGTFYEFRTYHIHPHQNAAFLRLTSEKIHLRTAQSELLGYWTVEYGGLNQVFHIWKYDSYTQRAAVRAALAQDSSWGEQYISKAMPMLSSQDSEVTYLVPWSKIQKPPKEGGVYELVSFQMKPGGPAVWGEAFQGAVGTHAAPGYAHPVGVFHSEFGWLNRVHVLWWYESADHRAAVRYRSHSDPRVVAAVRQSVGYLESQRNKLMFPCPYSPLK; from the exons ATGCAACAAATAAGGAATGTATTCCGAAAAGCAGCACTTCGAGCggaaaacacaatctcttcaGTCTCTAAAACTGGGCGGAAG CCCGGGGCTTCGATGTCAACTGGACCTCAGCAACGTGAAGGAACATTCTATGAATTCCGTACTTACCACATCCACCCGCATCAGAATGCAGCCTTCCTCAGACTGACCAGTGAGAAGATCCACCTGCGCACAGCACAGTCTGAGCTCCTGGGCTACTGGACCGTAGAGTATGGAGGTCTCAATCAGGTCTTCCACATATGGAAATACG aCAGCTACACTCAGCGGGCAGCTGTGCGGGCAGCCCTGGCTCAGGACTCCAGCTGGGGGGAACAGTACATCTCTAAAGCCATGCCCATGCTGTCCTCCCAGGACAGTGAAGTCACATACCTAGTGCCCTGGAGCAAGATCCAGAAACCACCTAAAGAGGGTG gtGTGTATGAGCTGGTGTCCTTCCAGATGAAGCCGGGTGGTCCAGCTGTGTGGGGCGAGGCTTTTCAAGGCGCAGTTGGCACCCATGCAGCCCCGGGGTATGCCCACCCGGTGGGTGTCTTCCACAGCGAGTTCGGTTGGCTCAACAGAG TACATGTCCTGTGGTGGTATGAGAGTGCAGACCATCGGGCAGCTGTAAGATACAGATCTCACAGTGATCCTAGAGTAGTGGCTGCAG tacGGCAGAGTGTTGGCTACCTTGAATCTCAACGCAACAAGCTCATGTTTCCTTGCCCCTACTCACCGCTTAAATGA